The sequence below is a genomic window from Sorangiineae bacterium MSr12523.
GCAGCGCCTTTTGTGTTAGACAGCGTCTCCAGGAGTACCTATGGCCAGTACGCTGAACAAGTTTGATTCTTGCCGCATCTGCGGATCGACCGAGCTTCACGACGTTCTTTCGCTCGGCGACATGCCCCCCGTGAATAGCTTTTTGCGTCACGAGTCGGACGCCACGGTCGAGAAGAAATTTCCTCTCGCCATCGTGTTCTGTCCGCGGTGCACGCACGTTCAAACGACGCACCTGCTCGATCCGAAGGACATCTTCGAGGACTACATCTACTTCTCCTCGATGTCCTCGACGGTGGTGCGGCACGGCCAGACGCTCGCCGCACGCTATGCGAAGGAGCTCGGCCTCGGTGCGGGCGACTTGGTGGGCGAGCTGGCCAGCAACGATGGCTGCATCCTCAAGGCCTTCCGCGAGACGTGCCGCGTCTATGGCGTGGAGCCGGCAAAGAACATCGCCCAAGTGGCCAACGACGAGGGCATCCCGACCCTGCCCGAGTTCTTCAACTCGACGACCGCGCGCAAGGTGCGCGACGCCCAGGGCCCCGCGCGCCTCATCATCGCGCGCAACGTCGTGGCGCACGTGCCCGAGGTGGTGGACTTCATCCGCGGCGTCGCCCACTGGCTCGCCGACGACGGCATCTTCCACGTCGAGGTTCCTTACCTCGTCGAGATGGTCGACAAGGTGGAGTTC
It includes:
- a CDS encoding class I SAM-dependent methyltransferase, yielding MASTLNKFDSCRICGSTELHDVLSLGDMPPVNSFLRHESDATVEKKFPLAIVFCPRCTHVQTTHLLDPKDIFEDYIYFSSMSSTVVRHGQTLAARYAKELGLGAGDLVGELASNDGCILKAFRETCRVYGVEPAKNIAQVANDEGIPTLPEFFNSTTARKVRDAQGPARLIIARNVVAHVPEVVDFIRGVAHWLADDGIFHVEVPYLVEMVDKVEFDTIYHEHFSYYSVTALDRLFREAGLALWDVEEIGLHGGSLIARGKKAGTEPTANVTRYLEKERAEGYLTIAPLQRFAERTRALQTRIPEFLLSLKKGGKTIAGYGAAAKGVVLANYCNVDKDLLTFVADRSPYKQGKWMPGVHLPVVSPDHIFEAKPDYLFVLAWNFFDEIREQLARYETELAGKFVLPVPDPRVVATAPATAASPETKK